A portion of the Lolium rigidum isolate FL_2022 chromosome 1, APGP_CSIRO_Lrig_0.1, whole genome shotgun sequence genome contains these proteins:
- the LOC124648762 gene encoding AP2-associated protein kinase 1-like — protein MVSDQELAHYVQSFVRQAAALPGGAAAAGISPQAVVRGLEAQLGVDLAPRAPLIRDILLALLSPDPRRDHFPPASSPHAHQHHHFAAATTSSSSTMPAASAPSPTAVPHYFSQHQQQPTPQQLQSYYAASQQYQLQQLQQQQQHQQQQQHRASPPTSSPYDAPASFRYAQPGGAQLQRLVQMQQYQQQQQQQQQYHHHQQQQMAAAASAATAPNAATPGQSPRAPVAESPRAAASAKPKKER, from the coding sequence aTGGTGTCCGACCAGGAGCTCGCCCACTACGTGCAGTCCTTCGTCCGCCAGGCCGCCGCGCTccccggtggcgccgccgccgccgggataTCGCCGCAGGCCGTGGTGCGGGGGCTCGAGGCGCAGCTCGGCGTCGACCTCGCCCCCAGGGCGCCGCTCATCCGCGAcatcctcctcgcgctcctctcCCCCGACCCGCGTAGGGACCATTTCCCCCCCGCTTCCTCTCCCCATGCCCACCAGCACCACCacttcgccgccgccaccacctcctcctcctccaccatgcccgccgcctccgcgcccTCCCCCACCGCCGTGCCCCACTACTTCTCGCAGCATCAGCAGCAGCCCACGCCGCAGCAGCTGCAGTCCTACTACGCCGCCTCGCAGCAGTACCAACTGCAGCAGctccaacagcagcagcagcaccaacagcagcagcagcaccgcgCCAGCCCGCCCACCTCGTCGCCCTACGACGCCCCAGCCTCGTTCCGCTACGCGCAGCCCGGCGGGGCGCAGCTGCAGAGGCTCGTCCAGATGCAGcagtaccagcagcagcagcaacaacaacaacagtaccaccaccaccagcagcagcagatggCCGCCGCGGCTTCTGCTGCCACGGCACCCAATGCGGCCACGCCGGGACAGAGTCCGCGCGCGCCGGTGGCCGAGAGTCCGCGCGCGGCCGCGTCCGCAAAGCCCAAGAAGGAAAGGTGA
- the LOC124648774 gene encoding fasciclin-like arabinogalactan protein 7 produces MRKEKQCLIYGFSLFAQSQGFWGSLMMEFRASLFTAAMLAIAVLSSPAFAVQKATSPPAPPADILPPSPAPAPAPGHVDLADLLSVAGPFSTFLEYLKKTDVLETFQSKANDTKEGITMFVPKNSAFAALRTTTFANLTGDQLKSLILYHALPKYYSLAEFNKLSSLNPVATFAGSQYTLNLTDNMGSIRVKSMWSNPKIISLFRFAKFSFRFHICVPFPFPRESQKLLAPLSSLLGTRDLRPSLSEGSVECICECAFFIGLNF; encoded by the coding sequence ATGCGAAAAGAAAAGCAGTGCTTAATTTATGGCTTCTCTCTTTTTGCGCAATCTCAGGGATTTTGGGGCAGCTTGATGATGGAGTTCAGAGCAAGCCTTTTCACCGCGGCGATGCTCGCCATTGCCGTGCTCTCGTCCCCAGCATTCGCGGTGCAGAAGGCCACGAGCCCCCCTGCTCCGCCGGCGGACATCCTCCCGCcgtccccagctccggcgcctgcGCCGGGCCACGTGGACCTGGCCGACCTCCTGAGTGTTGCCGGCCCATTCAGCACCTTCCTGGAGTACCTGAAGAAGACGGACGTCCTGGAGACCTTCCAGAGCAAGGCGAACGACACCAAGGAGGGGATTACCATGTTTGTGCCCAAGAACTCGGCGTTCGCGGCGCTTCGGACCACGACGTTCGCCAACCTCACCGGCGACCAGCTGAAGTCGCTGATCCTTTACCACGCGCTGCCCAAGTACTACTCCCTGGCCGAGTTCAACAAGCTGAGCAGCCTCAACCCGGTGGCCACCTTCGCCGGGTCGCAGTACACGCTCAACCTCACCGACAACATGGGCAGCATCCGGGTGAAGTCCATGTGGTCCAACCCCAAGATCATTTCCCTTTTCCGTTTTGCAAAATTCTCTTTCCGTTTCCATATTTGTGTTCCTTTCCCGTTTCCGCGGGAAAGCCAGAAACTTTTGGCTCCACTTTCATCCCTACTTGGCACCAGGGACCTTAGGccctctctaagtgaggggagtgTTGAGTGTATATGTGAATGTGCATTTTTTATCGGTTTGAATTTTTAG